The following coding sequences lie in one Rutidosis leptorrhynchoides isolate AG116_Rl617_1_P2 chromosome 6, CSIRO_AGI_Rlap_v1, whole genome shotgun sequence genomic window:
- the LOC139853183 gene encoding probable polygalacturonase, protein MWWDLWWNRTLKHTRGHLVEIMNSRNILISNLTFRNSPFWTIHPVYSSNVVIKDMTILAPFNAPNTDGIDPDSCTNVCIEDSYIESGDDLVAIKSGWDQYGISMARPSSNIVIRRVSGTTPTCSGVGIGSEMSGGISNIRVENIHIQNSAAGIRIKTDKGRGGYIVNITITNITMDKVKVPLRFSRGANDHPDDGWYPKALPKVKDIFITNLVSFNSRKAPVLLGIEGAPFEGICMKNVSLFGLGPTVQWNCEHISGFVNGVSPSPCPLLQRNISLTCT, encoded by the exons ATGTGGTGGGACCTATGGTGGAATAGGACCTTGAAACACACTAGAGGTCACCTTGTTGAAATCATGAACTCGAGAAACATACTCATTTCCAACCTTACATTTCGCAACTCTCCCTTTTGGACCATCCACCCAGTTTACTCCAG TAATGTTGTGATCAAAGACATGACTATATTGGCTCCATTTAACGCTCCAAATACCGACGGTATAGACCCAG ATTCATGCACGAACGTTTGTATTGAAGACAGTTATATTGAGAGTGGGGATGATCTTGTAGCAATAAAGAGCGGGTGGGACCAGTATGGTATATCTATGGCCCGGCCGAGTTCCAACATTGTCATCAGACGAGTGTCGGGAACAACCCCGACATGTTCAGGTGTCGGGATCGGTAGCGAAATGTCCGGTGGCATTTCAAATATCCGAGTAGaaaatattcatattcaaaattcAGCAGCCGGTATTCGAATAAAAACAGACAAGGGTAGAGGGGGGTATATTGtaaatattactattactaacattaCAATGGATAAAGTGAAAGTACCCTTAAGGTTTAGCCGAGGTGCCAATGACCACCCGGATGACGGGTGGTACCCGAAAGCCTTACCGAAGGTAAAGGATATATTTATAACTAATCTGGTGAGTTTTAATTCAAGAAAAGCACCTGTGCTTTTGGGGATTGAAGGTGCCCCTTTTGAAGGAATATGTATGAAAAATGTTTCGTTGTTTGGCTTAGGACCAACTGTGCAATGGAACTGTGAACACATATCGGGTTTTGTTAACGGTGTTTCACCTTCACCATGTCCATTGTTGCAAAGAAACATATCGTTGACTTGTACATAG